One region of Chanodichthys erythropterus isolate Z2021 chromosome 19, ASM2448905v1, whole genome shotgun sequence genomic DNA includes:
- the tmem184ba gene encoding transmembrane protein 184ba: protein MLLLLRRDVPLSDHFGEEVDGMAPGSLATMAPAGPNISWFPEAPLLTPEQPIFLMTTTAQAVSGFFVWTALLLTCHQIYMHLRYYSSPKEQRHIVRILFIVPIYAFDSWLSLLFFTNDQYYVYFDTVRDCYEAFVIYNFLSLCYEYLGGESAIMAEIRGKPIESSCIYGTCCLWGKTYSIGFLRFCKQATLQFCVVKPLMAMITVILQAFGKYRDGDFNVASGYLYVTIIYNISVSLSLYALFLFYFSTRDLLSPYRPMLKFLMVKSVIFLSFWQGMLLAILEKCGAIPKISSPEVSVGEGTVAAGYQNFIICIEMFFAALALRHAFTYKVYMDKRLDSLGRCAPMKSISSSLKETMNPGDMVQDAIHNFSPAYQQYTQQSTLEQGVTAPPISRNHNCLSARDNEKTLLLSSDDEF, encoded by the exons ATGTTATTG CTTTTAAGACGTGACGTGCCCTTGTCTGATCATTTTGGAGAGGAAGTTGACGGGATGGCTCCAGGCTCGCTAGCCACAATGGCTCCTGCTGGGCCCAACATCTCCTGGTTCCCAGAGGCTCCTCTGCTCACTCCAGAACAGCCCATATTCTTAATGACTACGACGGCCCAGGCAGTGTCAGGCTTCTTTGTGTGGACAGCACTTCTACTCACTTGCCACCAG atctacATGCATTTGCGATACTACAGCTCTCCCAAGGAGCAGAGGCACATTGTTCGGATCCTTTTCATCGTACCCATCTACGCCTTTGACTCCTGGCTCAGCCTTCTCTTTTTTACCAACGACCAGTACTATGTTTACTTCGACACAGTCAGGGATTGCTATGAGG catttGTGATCTATAACTTCTTGAGCCTTTGTTATGAATACCTTGGAGGAGAGAGTGCTATCATGGCAGAGATCAGAGGAAAACCCATTGA GTCCAGCTGTATATACGGAACATGTTGTCTTTGGGGCAAGACCTACTCCATTGGCTTCCTTAGATTCTGCAAACAG GCCACTTTACAGTTCTGTGTGGTAAAACCCCTGATGGCCATGATTACAGTCATCCTACAGGCCTTTGGGAAGTATCGTGATGGTGACTTCAA TGTTGCTAGTGGTTACCTGTATGTGACTATCATCTACAACATCTCAGTCAGCCTGTCCCTCTACGCCCTCTTCCTGTTCTACTTTTCCACCCGAGACCTCCTCAGCCCCTACAGGCCCATGCTCAAGTTCCTTATGGTCAAATCGGTCATCTTCCTCTCCTTCTGGCAAG GCATGCTGCTGGCCATCCTGGAGAAGTGTGGTGCGATTCCTAAGATCAGCTCTCCTGAGGTTTCTGTCGGCGAGGGAACTGTTGCAGCTGGATACCAGAACTTCATTATTTGCATTGAGATGTTCTTTGCCGCATTGGCCCTGCGACATGCGTTTACATACAAAGTCTACATGGACAAAAGACTGGATTCCCTTG GTCGCTGTGCCCCCATGAAGAGcatctccagcagcttgaaggAGACCATGAACCCTGGAGACATGGTTCAGGATGCCATCCACAATTTCTCCCCAGCCTACCAACAGTACACCCAGCAATCCACCCTAGAGCAGGGAGTCACCGCACCACCCATATCCCGTAATCACAACTGCTTGAGCGCCCGGGACAATGAGAAAACCCTGCTGCTTAGCTCCGACGATGAGTTTTAA